A single Amphiura filiformis chromosome 8, Afil_fr2py, whole genome shotgun sequence DNA region contains:
- the LOC140158323 gene encoding uncharacterized protein, translating into MSKQQLNGGNGILSNATKEMVVSKDELDSTEHHHVLLTGVAVSVASCIIVAFVLISCIYFRKWKYRRRPAEDAAFYTNAGFDDFPHGPSDLITSKKLKQDASIPEVYPNNAAALFNLSDLPPHPAAQFNKPYPLPYQLDPEGYVEQNLYASRSPKNSPHRAMSKNNGGIASQKPVPNNNLSQVHPTAVAMSHDRSHDVMFSNPGASEMDFTQKDERVDSVDGVESGYETIDLGETPDENQDGFVLANPAAFKEYV; encoded by the exons ATGTCTAAGCAACAATTAAATGGTGGAAACGGAATCTTGTCAAACGCCACTAAGGAAATGGTGGTATCAAAAGATGAACTAG ACTCTACAGAGCATCACCATGTCCTTCTCACCGGAGTAGCTGTGTCGGTTGCGTCATGCATCATAGTTGCCTTTGTTCTCATATCCTGTATATATTTTAG AAAATGGAAGTACAGAAGACGCCCAGCAGAGGATGCTGCCTTTTACACCAATGCTGGTTTTGATGATTTCCCACATGGTCCATCAGATCTTATTACATCAAAG AAATTGAAGCAGGATGCATCTATTCCTGAAGTGTATCCAAACAATGCAGCTGCGCTATTCAATCTATCAGACTTACCCCCTCACCCTGCAGCTCAATTCAACAAACCATACCCATTGCCTTATCAACTCGACCCGGAAGGCTACGTAGAACAGAACCTGTACGCGTCTCGCTCACCTAAAAACTCACCGCATAGGGCGATGAGCAAAAACAACGGAGGAATCGCCTCTCAGAAACCGGTACCTAACAACAACTTATCCCAGGTACATCCCACCGCTGTTGCTATGTCACATGATAGGTCACATGACGTCATGTTCAGCAATCCCGGTGCTAGTGAGATGGATTTTACACAGAAGGATGAGAGGGTTGATAGCGTGGATGGGGTAGAGTCTGGGTATGAGACTATTGATTTGGGAGAGACGCCGGATGAGAACCAGGATGGTTTTGTCTTGGCCAATCCAGCAGCATTTAAAGAATATGTATAG